A part of Aegilops tauschii subsp. strangulata cultivar AL8/78 chromosome 2, Aet v6.0, whole genome shotgun sequence genomic DNA contains:
- the LOC109773203 gene encoding uncharacterized protein isoform X1 produces MSAMFRAPWTRRLLSMESDSARRHKGEEDRLSALSDDILISILGRVDLAMAARTSVLSTRWRNLPWLLPDLKLNVTDFLSAPCTGAAHTDQAMASLTRATSSFLAQPRREHTISTLCLKLYLMGNYSRDIGLLVSNAIDSEVLKDLELAILTEKAVKDSENEVMVRQARDVDGFFSEYPSVLRCLTRLHLHNVRFAERDMNHLLFDCCKQLLHLRLDHCDTGDLSVWKINAPHSNLRVLEVYLSSLKRAEVLCLPKLERVRWQAWLFHEAPLCFGSVPSLKELSLVCDATLCHQDFSLSQVLDGATNIHTLTLNFRGYKIWMQPERKQLCAAFNKLRKLFIHGIFIKFDQLWTLNLIEAAPSVETFDVEMFEHPCLEGDEERIRCFGAQRVEPSWKIPGFTSCQKWQLKEFQFGGFRPLLDHHLLFASTVMGRAPDLKTVLLTDGQYPCKGCEAMIPIPPPVGGFFPRDRDTQEAIVKQLREIGQSSAQIIFRGGSTHPSRATWSCIY; encoded by the exons ATGAGCGCGATGTTCAGGGCTCCCTGGACTCGGAGGTTATTATCCATGGAGTCAGATAGTGCGCGCCGCCAT AAAGGCGAGGAAGATAGGCTCAGCGCGTTGAGCGATGACATTTTAATCTCTATCTTGGGGAGAGTTGACCTTGCCATGGCAGCAAGGACTAGCGTGTTGTCAACGCGGTGGAGAAACTTGCCGTGGTTACTTCCTGATCTCAAACTTAATGTCACGGACTTCCTTAGTGCCCCATGTACAGGGGCTGCACACACTGATCAAGCAATGGCGTCTCTGACAAGAGCCACTAGCAGCTTCTTGGCTCAGCCCCGCAGGGAACACACCATCTCAACACTATGCCTCAAGCTTTATCTCATGGGCAACTACTCGCGTGACATTGGCCTGCTAGTTAGCAATGCCATTGACAGCGAGGTGCTAAAAGATTTGGAACTCGCCATTTTAACAGAGAAGGCGGTCAAGGACTCTGAAAACGAGGTTATGGTACGGCAAGCTCGGGATGTGGATGGATTTTTCAGTGAGTACCCTAGTGTTCTTCGCTGCCTCACAAGGCTCCATCTACATAATGTTCGCTTCGCTGAACGCGACATGAATCACCTCCTGTTTGATTGTTGCAAGCAATTGCTGCACCTTCGTCTGGACCACTGTGACACCGGGGACTTGTCTGTATGGAAGATCAATGCGCCACATTCAAATCTCAGAGTTCTAGAAGTCTACTTGTCCTCATTGAAAAGAGCTGAGGTGCTCTGCCTTCCAAAACTAGAGCGGGTCCGTTGGCAGGCTTGGTTGTTTCACGAGGCCCCCTTGTGTTTTGGTTCTGTCCCGTCACTCAAGGAATTGTCCCTTGTCTGTGATGCAACTCTCTGTCACCAAGACTTTAGTTTAAGCCAGGTTCTAGATGGTGCCACAAACATACATACTCTAACCTTAAACTTTCGAGGATATAAG ATCTGGATGCAACCAGAAAGAAAACAACTCTGCGCTGCATTCAACAAGCTAAGAAAGCTGTTTATTCATGGTATCTTTATAAAATTTGATCAGTTATGGACATTAAATCTCATTGAAGCTGCTCCATCTGTTGAGACATTTGATGTTGAG ATGTTTGAACATCCATGCCTGGAGGGTGATGAAGAAAGAATAAGATGTTTTGGTGCTCAGAGAGTGGAACCTTCATGGAAGATTCCTGGGTTCACGAGCTGTCAGAAGTGGCAACTGAAAGAGTTCCAGTTTGGTGGTTTTAGGCCCCTACTGGACCATCACTTGTTATTTGCAAGTACCGTGATGGGTCGAGCTCCAGACCTGAAGACGGTTCTTCTGACAGATGGTCAATATCCATGCAAGGGCTGTGAGGCAATGATCCCTATACCTCCTCCTGTAGGAGGCTTCTTTCCAAGGGACAGGGATACACAAGAGGCAATAGTCAAGCAACTTAGAGAGATCGGCCAGTCCTCAGCACAGATAATTTTCCGTGGTGGTTCGACACACCCCTCTCGAGCCACCTGGTCATGTATTTATTAG
- the LOC109773203 gene encoding F-box/FBD/LRR-repeat protein At3g52680 isoform X2 has product MSAMFRAPWTRRLLSMESDSARRHKGEEDRLSALSDDILISILGRVDLAMAARTSVLSTRWRNLPWLLPDLKLNVTDFLSAPCTGAAHTDQAMASLTRATSSFLAQPRREHTISTLCLKLYLMGNYSRDIGLLVSNAIDSEVLKDLELAILTEKAVKDSENEVMVRQARDVDGFFSEYPSVLRCLTRLHLHNVRFAERDMNHLLFDCCKQLLHLRLDHCDTGDLSVWKINAPHSNLRVLEVYLSSLKRAEVLCLPKLERVRWQAWLFHEAPLCFGSVPSLKELSLVCDATLCHQDFSLSQVLDGATNIHTLTLNFRGYKIWMQPERKQLCAAFNKLRKLFIHGIFIKFDQLWTLNLIEAAPSVETFDVEMFEHPTITPYNFGIGG; this is encoded by the exons ATGAGCGCGATGTTCAGGGCTCCCTGGACTCGGAGGTTATTATCCATGGAGTCAGATAGTGCGCGCCGCCAT AAAGGCGAGGAAGATAGGCTCAGCGCGTTGAGCGATGACATTTTAATCTCTATCTTGGGGAGAGTTGACCTTGCCATGGCAGCAAGGACTAGCGTGTTGTCAACGCGGTGGAGAAACTTGCCGTGGTTACTTCCTGATCTCAAACTTAATGTCACGGACTTCCTTAGTGCCCCATGTACAGGGGCTGCACACACTGATCAAGCAATGGCGTCTCTGACAAGAGCCACTAGCAGCTTCTTGGCTCAGCCCCGCAGGGAACACACCATCTCAACACTATGCCTCAAGCTTTATCTCATGGGCAACTACTCGCGTGACATTGGCCTGCTAGTTAGCAATGCCATTGACAGCGAGGTGCTAAAAGATTTGGAACTCGCCATTTTAACAGAGAAGGCGGTCAAGGACTCTGAAAACGAGGTTATGGTACGGCAAGCTCGGGATGTGGATGGATTTTTCAGTGAGTACCCTAGTGTTCTTCGCTGCCTCACAAGGCTCCATCTACATAATGTTCGCTTCGCTGAACGCGACATGAATCACCTCCTGTTTGATTGTTGCAAGCAATTGCTGCACCTTCGTCTGGACCACTGTGACACCGGGGACTTGTCTGTATGGAAGATCAATGCGCCACATTCAAATCTCAGAGTTCTAGAAGTCTACTTGTCCTCATTGAAAAGAGCTGAGGTGCTCTGCCTTCCAAAACTAGAGCGGGTCCGTTGGCAGGCTTGGTTGTTTCACGAGGCCCCCTTGTGTTTTGGTTCTGTCCCGTCACTCAAGGAATTGTCCCTTGTCTGTGATGCAACTCTCTGTCACCAAGACTTTAGTTTAAGCCAGGTTCTAGATGGTGCCACAAACATACATACTCTAACCTTAAACTTTCGAGGATATAAG ATCTGGATGCAACCAGAAAGAAAACAACTCTGCGCTGCATTCAACAAGCTAAGAAAGCTGTTTATTCATGGTATCTTTATAAAATTTGATCAGTTATGGACATTAAATCTCATTGAAGCTGCTCCATCTGTTGAGACATTTGATGTTGAG ATGTTTGAACATCCTACCATAACCCCTTATAATTTTGGTATTGGCGGTTGA